In the genome of uncultured Methanobrevibacter sp., the window TTGAGCCAGATGGATGGTTACACTCTGGAGACTTAGCTACTGTAGATGAGGAAGGTTACTACTCCATTGTAGGGAGAATCAAGGACATGATTATCCGTGGAGGAGAAAATATCTACCCAAGAGAAATCGAAGAGTATCTCTTCACTCATGAATGTGTACAGGATGTGCAGGTAGCAGGTATTCCTGATGAGAAATACGGCGAAATCGTCGGTGCATTCATTATCAAGGAACCTGGATACGATGATGTTACTGAAGCGGATATCAGAGACTTCTGTATCGGCAGCATTGCTAGATATAAAGTTCCTAAATATGTATTCTTTGTAGATGAATTCCCACTTACAACAAGTGGTAAAATCCAAAAATACAAATTAGGCGAAATCGGTTTAAGACTTCTCGATGAGAGAAGAGAAAGAGGAGAATTATAATTCTCCTTAACCCCTCTTTCAATTATTTTTTTAAATATGTGAATTCAAAAGTTGTTTCATCAATACCATAACCAATAGCCACTTTCCTTAAGTCAGCTAGTGTTGACTCAATACCATTAACATTTTCACTATTCACTGATAATTTAAGCTTGGATGTGAGAACATTTTCTATTCCATCCAATGACCAAATATGAAAATCATCAATTGATTCAACATGATTAACACTTAATAAATCTTTTTTTAATGAATCAACATCAATATTGCTTGGACTTGATTGCAAAAGTATTTTAACGCTTGCAATTAATGTTTTGGCCAAATTATAGATAACCCAAACACTTACTAAAATAGATGCAATTGGATCGAGAATTGGAATGTTTGCAAAATATAAAATCAAACTGACTATTAGAAGAGCAACCCATTCGAATACATCTCCAAGCATATGAATAGAAATGGCCTTTTCATTAAATGTTCTTCCTTTATGCAATCTAATTAAAGAAGCCCCTTTAAATATTATGCCTAAAATAGCAATCAGGATCATGCCTGAAGCATCAGGAGATTGGCTTATGAATAGTCGATGCAATGCTTCATAAGCAACAGTCATAGAGACTAGAATGACTATAGTGGAATTAAGTAAGGCTCCAAAAATGGATAATCTTTGGAAACCGTAAGTAAAATTATCATTGGATTTGCTAATGGAAAATTTTTCCAAAATCCATGCAATCAATATTGAAATTGTATCACTTAAATCATGCAAAGCATCAGATAGGAT includes:
- a CDS encoding cation diffusion facilitator family transporter, which produces MIKKNFKKHNVHKEASENLSIALVLNIIFNIIVISGGIFTNSVAILSDALHDLSDTISILIAWILEKFSISKSNDNFTYGFQRLSIFGALLNSTIVILVSMTVAYEALHRLFISQSPDASGMILIAILGIIFKGASLIRLHKGRTFNEKAISIHMLGDVFEWVALLIVSLILYFANIPILDPIASILVSVWVIYNLAKTLIASVKILLQSSPSNIDVDSLKKDLLSVNHVESIDDFHIWSLDGIENVLTSKLKLSVNSENVNGIESTLADLRKVAIGYGIDETTFEFTYLKK